The genomic segment AGTTAAAGATGGTATGTGCGGTAAACAACCCCGTAATTACTCTATAAATTATTAAGTCTCTTTTTGTATTCATTATTTTAAGTTTCAATTATTATTTATCTCCCTAGGTATTATTAACCACGGTATATATTATTCCAAAAAAAAGCCTAGGTCCTTAATTTGGAAATAATCTCACTAGCAATCTTCGCCTCTTTGATTGTAATCTTATCTAAAAAACCATGTTGATCTGGACCAGCAGAACTATCTATTTTCTTTATTAGCGCCAAGCCAGCTTTAGTAATATTTACAAACACTACCCTCCTATCCTCTGCACTACCTTTGCGCTCAATTAATTTTTTCGTCAACAATTTATCGGCTAATCGTGTCGCATTGGGCGATGCATCGTACATTCTTTTTTTAACCGATCCCATGTCGAGCCAATCCCCTGCCCCCATTAGTATTCGAAGAATATTATACTGCTGATTCGATATCCCGAATGGCTTTAGGAACTCATTATTGTTACTCTGTATCCAAGATATAGTAGAAGCCATGTTCGCTATAAACATTGCTTTCTCATTCTTTTTTACTTTCTTCTTTTCTGCCATTACTTTTTTATTGACACAAACCTACAACTAAATTATTTATTTTCCATGGAAAATACTTTTAATGAAATGGAAGCCTCTAGGTTAGAACCTAAGCCAAGATAAATTCTTCTTCTTTATCAACAACGTCATCTTCGGGCTTGACTCGGAGATCAGCCAAACCGTACCTCAGTCAAGAGATCCCCAGACATTTCCGAAGAGTAAATTCTGAGGATGACGTTTAATAAGAGTGATCAAGGTAATACATCAGTAACTTGTGCAATCAAATGAAAACGAAGTCAAGGATAGTATCCATATTAAATACAAAAAGCTTAGACCAGTCAATTACAGGTTTACACGCTTTTGATCTATCTAATTTAAGCCTACCCACTAATCTGGATTTTCAATTCCCAAGCAATGTAAGGTTAGGCCATATAGCAGAAAACATTGTTTCCGGATTAATTAAATCATCCAGCAACTACAATGTACTCTATGAAAACACCCAAGTAATAGAAGAGAAAAATACGATTGGTGAAATTGATTTTATTATTGAAGAGGTAGAAACAAAGCAGGTAATCCACTTGGAGCTGGCCTATAAATTCTACCTCTATGACCCATCCATATCTTCAAACAAAATTAATAACTGGATTGGTCCGAATAGAAATGATTCTTTAGTAGAGAAATTAGAAAAACTAAAAAGGAAACAATTCCCTTTGTTATACCATACATGTGCTAGAGCAGAATTTAGCAGTATAGAGATTAGCAAAGTATCTCAAGCTCTATGCTTACTCGTTACTTTGTTTATTCCTTATAAATACAAAGGCAGTATTGATCCTATTTATGATAAGTACATTAAAGGATATTATATAAATTTTGAAGCATTTATAGATTCAGATGATTCTTCAAAAAACTATCACATCCCTTCAAAAAAGGAATGGGGAATAGAGCCATCTGAAAACGAAACGTGGACAGACTTTAACGGAGTTGAAGAACACATTAGAGTCAGTATTGGCGAGAAACAAGCTTTACTCTGTTGGCAAAAGCAGGAAGCTTCCTATTCAGCCTTTTTTATCGTTTGGGACGATTATCAATAAATAGCGAAAAGATCTATTTGCTAAAACTTCAGAAATTAAGTCGATTGTATTACTTCCGGCGCTTCGAACATTCTATTCGGCCCTTCAACATCTTCACATTTCTTAATATAACACACGCATGTGTTGGCTGCAGTTGCCTGACTTAATTGCGTAGTTGCGTGGTCGGAAGTAAGGAAATTAATTTGGCCACTGTTACATCTTCCTTTGCTATCTCTTGAAGACCAACTGCCACTTTGCAGACTAACTACTCCTTCCCTTATCTTTTTTGAAACAACCGCACCTGCCAAAACAGCACCTCTATCGTTGTATAATTCTACAACGTCACCATCTGCAATTCCATTCTTTTCCGCGTCGATTGGATTAATCAATACCGGCTCTCTCCCTTGTACACTGTACGTTTTATGCAACTCTTCGCAATTCCCCAACTGACTGTGTAATCTGTTATACGGATGCGGACTTACCACGTGTACTTGGCCAGGTTCTGCATTCCCTAAAAACTCAAAAGGTTCTAAATACTTGGGCATCGGTGGACAATCGTCCAACTCATAATCCGCAATGGTTTGGCAATACATTTCAATTTTACCTGAATCCGTATCTAAAGCATGTTCAACTGGATCATTGTAATAATCTCCAAACATAACATGGCTCTTCGCTCCTTCCGGCGTAGGAAATGTAACAGCACCTTCTTCCCAAAACTCCTCGAAGGTCATTACTTCCGGTCCAGAGCTAACTGCATAAGCTCCCTTAATCCATTCCATTGGAGTTTTTCCGCCAGTAAATTCTTCTTCTTTTCCGTAAAGAGCTGCTAGTTTTCTGAAAATATCCCAGTCGTCTAAGCTTTCCTCAACAGGCTCTATTACCTTTCTTTGAGAATATATCCGATCTCTGCTATAAGCACTTCCATAATGAATATCATCTCGCTCGAGCGTGGTAGTAGCCGGCAGTATTATATCTCCTTGCTGTGCAGTGATAGTAAACATTGGATCTTGAACGATAATGGTTTCGACACTCTCCATCGCTTTAACCGTATCATTAAAGTCTTGATGATGAGACAAGAGGTTACTCGATGTGGTATAAATGAGATTCAACTT from the Flavobacteriales bacterium genome contains:
- a CDS encoding MarR family transcriptional regulator, yielding MAEKKKVKKNEKAMFIANMASTISWIQSNNNEFLKPFGISNQQYNILRILMGAGDWLDMGSVKKRMYDASPNATRLADKLLTKKLIERKGSAEDRRVVFVNITKAGLALIKKIDSSAGPDQHGFLDKITIKEAKIASEIISKLRT
- a CDS encoding DUF1853 family protein, which gives rise to MKTKSRIVSILNTKSLDQSITGLHAFDLSNLSLPTNLDFQFPSNVRLGHIAENIVSGLIKSSSNYNVLYENTQVIEEKNTIGEIDFIIEEVETKQVIHLELAYKFYLYDPSISSNKINNWIGPNRNDSLVEKLEKLKRKQFPLLYHTCARAEFSSIEISKVSQALCLLVTLFIPYKYKGSIDPIYDKYIKGYYINFEAFIDSDDSSKNYHIPSKKEWGIEPSENETWTDFNGVEEHIRVSIGEKQALLCWQKQEASYSAFFIVWDDYQ